The following proteins come from a genomic window of Nicotiana tomentosiformis chromosome 12, ASM39032v3, whole genome shotgun sequence:
- the LOC104087604 gene encoding protein DEHYDRATION-INDUCED 19 homolog 4-like isoform X1 yields the protein MDSDSWIRLSTSSRRNQSRSDFYNIGEEYEGEEESRPEFLCPFCGEDFDIVGLCCHIDDEHAIEAKNGICPVCAKKVGVNLVGHITQQHGNILKVQRKRRFRRGGSNSTLSILRKELREGSLQSILRGSSHLISSSTTDPDPLLSSFINSSALVDEPPEVQPLSSAKACSTQDSAVENLSDRNFQPSPLSEEDQEEKARKSKFVQGLLLSTFLEDDF from the exons ATGGATTCTGATTCTTGGATTCGTCTCTCTACTTCTTCACGACGTAATCAATCTCGTTCAG ACTTCTATAATATAGGAGAAGAGTATGAGGGTGAAGAGGAGTCAAGGCCGGAGTTTCTATGCCCTTTCTGTGGCgaggattttgatattgttgGCCTTTGCTGTCATATCGACGACGAGCATGCTATTGAGGCTAAGAATGGG ATATGCCCCGTTTGTGCAAAAAAGGTCGGGGTGAATTTGGTTGGGCATATTACTCAGCAACATGGAAATATTCTAAAG GTGCAGCGCAAGAGACGATTTCGTAGGGGTGGATCTaattcaactctttctattttaaGAAAAGAGCTGAGAGAAGGAAGTCTACAATCCATCCTCAGGGGATCCTCGCACTTGATTTCTTCCTCAACTACAGATCCTGATCCCTTGTTATCTTCATTCATTAACAGTTCAGCTTTGGTTGATGAACCTCCTGAAGTTCAACCTCTGTCTTCTGCTAAAGCATGCTCAACACAAGATAGCGCTGTTGAGAACCTGTCTGACAG AAATTTCCAGCCATCTCCACTATCTGAGGAAGATCAAGAAGAGAAGGCTAGAAAAAGTAAGTTTGTGCAAGGGCTTTTGCTATCGACCTTTCTTGAAGACGACTTCTAA
- the LOC104087604 gene encoding protein DEHYDRATION-INDUCED 19 homolog 4-like isoform X3, producing the protein MDSDSWIRLSTSSRRNQSRSDFYNIGEEYEGEEESRPEFLCPFCGEDFDIVGLCCHIDDEHAIEAKNGVQRKRRFRRGGSNSTLSILRKELREGSLQSILRGSSHLISSSTTDPDPLLSSFINSSALVDEPPEVQPLSSAKACSTQDSAVENLSDRNFQPSPLSEEDQEEKARKSKFVQGLLLSTFLEDDF; encoded by the exons ATGGATTCTGATTCTTGGATTCGTCTCTCTACTTCTTCACGACGTAATCAATCTCGTTCAG ACTTCTATAATATAGGAGAAGAGTATGAGGGTGAAGAGGAGTCAAGGCCGGAGTTTCTATGCCCTTTCTGTGGCgaggattttgatattgttgGCCTTTGCTGTCATATCGACGACGAGCATGCTATTGAGGCTAAGAATGGG GTGCAGCGCAAGAGACGATTTCGTAGGGGTGGATCTaattcaactctttctattttaaGAAAAGAGCTGAGAGAAGGAAGTCTACAATCCATCCTCAGGGGATCCTCGCACTTGATTTCTTCCTCAACTACAGATCCTGATCCCTTGTTATCTTCATTCATTAACAGTTCAGCTTTGGTTGATGAACCTCCTGAAGTTCAACCTCTGTCTTCTGCTAAAGCATGCTCAACACAAGATAGCGCTGTTGAGAACCTGTCTGACAG AAATTTCCAGCCATCTCCACTATCTGAGGAAGATCAAGAAGAGAAGGCTAGAAAAAGTAAGTTTGTGCAAGGGCTTTTGCTATCGACCTTTCTTGAAGACGACTTCTAA
- the LOC104087604 gene encoding protein DEHYDRATION-INDUCED 19 homolog 4-like isoform X2, which produces MRVKRSQGRSFYALSVARILILLAFAVISTTSMLLRLRMGHKFFLFFCNGGVPANLRASRLIHRICPVCAKKVGVNLVGHITQQHGNILKVQRKRRFRRGGSNSTLSILRKELREGSLQSILRGSSHLISSSTTDPDPLLSSFINSSALVDEPPEVQPLSSAKACSTQDSAVENLSDRNFQPSPLSEEDQEEKARKSKFVQGLLLSTFLEDDF; this is translated from the exons ATGAGGGTGAAGAGGAGTCAAGGCCGGAGTTTCTATGCCCTTTCTGTGGCgaggattttgatattgttgGCCTTTGCTGTCATATCGACGACGAGCATGCTATTGAGGCTAAGAATGGG TCAcaaattctttctttttttctgtaATGGTGGTGTCCCGGCCAATTTGCGCGCATCTCGACTAATCCACCGG ATATGCCCCGTTTGTGCAAAAAAGGTCGGGGTGAATTTGGTTGGGCATATTACTCAGCAACATGGAAATATTCTAAAG GTGCAGCGCAAGAGACGATTTCGTAGGGGTGGATCTaattcaactctttctattttaaGAAAAGAGCTGAGAGAAGGAAGTCTACAATCCATCCTCAGGGGATCCTCGCACTTGATTTCTTCCTCAACTACAGATCCTGATCCCTTGTTATCTTCATTCATTAACAGTTCAGCTTTGGTTGATGAACCTCCTGAAGTTCAACCTCTGTCTTCTGCTAAAGCATGCTCAACACAAGATAGCGCTGTTGAGAACCTGTCTGACAG AAATTTCCAGCCATCTCCACTATCTGAGGAAGATCAAGAAGAGAAGGCTAGAAAAAGTAAGTTTGTGCAAGGGCTTTTGCTATCGACCTTTCTTGAAGACGACTTCTAA
- the LOC104087605 gene encoding major allergen Pru ar 1-like, which yields MGIVTITDEFTSPISAPRMFKASIVDGDNLLPKIAPQVFKNIETIQGDGGPGTIKQMNFAEGSEIKFVKHRVDAIDKEKMTYAYTLIEGDTLMDKIDSISYEINLESMPDGGCKGKNTSKYNTKPGVEIKEEEIKAGKEMAAGIVKAVEAYLLANPNEYV from the exons ATGGGAATTGTCACAATCACTGATGAGTTCACTAGCCCCATTTCAGCCCCAAGAATGTTTAAGGCTTCCATTGTTGATGGAGACAATCTTCTTCCTAAAATTGCACCTCAAGTTTTCAAAAATATTGAGACAATTCAAGGAGATGGAGGCCCTGGAACCATCAAGCAAATGAACTTTGCTGAAG GTAGTGAAATCAAGTTTGTGAAGCATAGGGTTGATGCAATTGACAAGGAAAAAATGACCTATGCTTACACATTGATTGAAGGTGATACTTTGATGGACAAGATTGACTCCATTTCATATGagataaatcttgaatccatgcCTGATGGAGGATGTAAAGGTAAAAACACTAGCAAATACAATACAAAACCTGGTGTTGAGATTAAAGAAGAGGAAATCAAGGCAGGCAAAGAGATGGCTGCTGGTATTGTaaaggctgttgaggcctatctCTTGGCAAACCCGAATGAATACGTTTAA